The region AAATATTTAAGTCCACTTGGTACTGTGAATAGTTATGTAATTATCTGTAGTTACATATGCTGTTATGTAATTACAGAAGCACCAACACGTAATATCCACAATACCGAACTGTATAAAGCTAAGAAATtttctatatgtttttttttcttgcaagcAGAAGATTGTCATGTTCTGTTGAGGCTGGGTGTAACATCTGACatttcaatgtgtttttttttttcggttcTGGCATCAACGTGTTATATTACATCAGCAGAAATCTGTTCACTCCATAGCAGTTGCTCTGGCAGATCCTGCCAGCCTGCGTAATGGGTGTAGGGCATCACATTACCGGCACTACCACCCTGGGTATGTTTACTCCTCCTCTCTGCATCATGCCAAGGTGTGACATCATGCCAGAATTGTGCGTCACACTGTTTTAAGGGTCGCAGCGATTGCAAATCAGATGCCGTTGAGGTGGATGCCATGATCTCCAGTCGTGAGGCTCCCAGAGCAATAATCTCAAACATCTAGATGACAAAGAGGTGATGAATGTGaccaacttacatttttttgcaaTGTGGACACTTGGCCAGCGTATTAAATCGGAGCTCCATCCACTGTGGGCaggacacaaaataaacaaaaatcaatttCAAACATACAATTACTATATTCTTCTACTATAAGGTTAAGGTGATCATTATATGATCATAAAGTTACCAAGCAAAAACAGAACTACGAATAAAAACgactcatttttattcaaaacCTAAAGTAGTCTCTACGTCATTCGATGCCAAATTTAGATTAGATtggattcaactttattgtcattacgcACGTGCAAGTACAAGGTAATGACAAAGTTAAATCCAATCTAATCTAAATTCTGCATAGGTGGGACAAGCACTATAGTCACAGCCTCAAAAGCCAAATGCAACAGTGAAAATAGCAGTAACAGCAattaacagtaaacatttataggaaaaaatagaaatggaTTTGAGCAGGTTGCTGTTTTAGAGCAGAATGTAAATTGTTGGTTTTAGTTATCTGTAGAATAATGCCATGCTCATTTTGGTCATATGTATCAGGTCACTTGCTGTTAAAATAGGACTTTTCTTAGTCCAATAAAAAAAGACGAGACATCTCAGTCAACATGCAGACCAGACGAAGGCTGGGATGCAGCAGGATTACTACCATAAAGGCCAAAGGCATAATAGCAGCATTGACTATGTCTAGTGCAATGAGGGGAATCTAGTTTTCTGTCTGTGAATCCTGTGCTAAATCTTTCGTTTACTACAATATAAAATGGTGACAAGGAAAGAAATCTAGGACACATTCTGGACAAACAGAATTTGATTATGTAATGTGAAGCATCACTAGCATTAGAAAGCAAACACTTATGTAAGTTTGCAAAAACCTGGTTAACAACAGGGAACTATTAAAGAATTAGGAGGTCAAATTTGGTCATAAAAATTATTTAGACAGAAGTCAATTTTAGGACATTTATAGGGTTGTGCTGCTCCCTTCTTGTCTATAACATATCTTGGGAAAGAGTACAAGTCAAGTCAGTACACATTTTGGGCTGCATACCAAACTACATCTGAAGGACACCTTAATAGTACGTACTGTATatcatttgttttgtctgtcaTTATTTGGTTTAGCACATCGTTATCTGCTGCCAATTTCCAGTTCTCAGTATTACAGGGGTACTATGAGAAAAGCTTTACTGTGCACATCAATGAGACTGTCACATACATGGAAAAGGTAGCTTGTTAGCTCGTTAACATCGGTTATTTAGTGCTTTAGTGTGAGGAATCGCTGACTTGATCTCTGACGCAGTGATCTGTAGTCATTTGGCAAGAATGTCAGCACAGAGCCACTAGTATCCAGCTAGCTGGGCTTAGCTGAGGGAAAAGACTTCTCCAAGAGTCTCTGAGGATGATAGTAGTAAGCTGGCTGGCAAAGATTAAACACTATCcaagtatatcgtcgctgtcgggcggaaacctcgtatgtccaaatttggtcaatttcatattttttcacatatcgatgctattggtcagtccccatgtgggtctgttatttttacaagttattaaccaatctaaagtcttgtaaatagcttgagtgcaaatctcataactccattggacacttcaactgtccacctcttcctcactccgcgggagagagtcgcggcatatttctcctcaagaagagtcgcaacgaatcaacacgtcttctgaggtaaatgtcttcaaaacactgggctcaaagaaaaaaaatcttgaccccgctagttctggcgttttttaatttcctgaaaaaataacggttttggagatacgaggattccgcctgacagcgacgatatactggTCAGGTATAACATTACTTGGatagtgtataatgtataacaaacatttaatatttaagatcATTTTAAGAGTGATCTATAAACATACGTTGAGGAcatgatggttcagtggttaaggcatcaggttactgatcagaaggtcggggttcaagcccacaagctgctgagacatcaacaTTAGgtctttgagcaaggcccttaacctcacctgctccaggggtgccgtACTATAGCTGACCCTgggctctgaccccaggctcataataactCATTGAATTTGATTACTTTGAcctattgtttttaaaaattagtTGATGACAGTCAGGGTGGGATAAGTTAGGATGGGATGGAATAGGAATGAAGTATAGGGAAGGCTTAATAAGTGAACTGTACATACAAGAAACGTATTGCCGCAGTGGCCGCACACCACACGCAGGCCTTCGGGCTGAATAGGAAGTGCCGGCTGTGCAGGTTGCTCCTCTGGGATCACCATCACAGGGCTCAGGTTGATGATCCGTCTGCTGTAAGTGATAAAACCTGATAATGTCAATGACTTTTACGGTCAACTTGTCTTCTGTACTACTATacattaaaattataatttttttttaaatctcttgtaCAGATAAgtacacacctacagtataacCTGCACATTCATACAGTTCTAAATCAGCTGAAAAatgaagaaggaaagaaaatcatGCATTTCAGAGGTTGAACATGCTGTGCATTATGTGAAacctttctgctcaccacactTGTAAAgcgtgattatttgagttactatacaCTTCCTGGCAGAACTAATCAATTGAATCTCGCAGTTTTATTTTGACGTCTAATCAGTAAGGTGTTTCTAACAGAGAACTGCCACTCACTCAatgctttatttgttttcctcacCGTTCTGCTTAAACTCTAGAGGCTATTGTGTGTAAACCTCTTCGGAGCTCAGTAGTTCAGCCCTGAGAAAACCTCATACCAGCCTATCTGGCACCAACACGCATGCCGCGGTCACAGAGATCAGGTTTTTAACGTTTGATGTAAACCTTTACTGAAGTATTTGACTTGCATCTGCTTCTGCCACACgactggctgattggataactgctgTTCTTATTAAAGCCTATTGTAAAGTGAGGGTATTTTCCTGTACAAAGCACTCAGTACCTGTTTCACCTGTATGCACTCTGTCTGTCGTGTTGTTTCAGCTGTTTGGGGACGATTttgtaatgtattaaaaaaaaaaaatctttttggcTGTTCTCAAGTGATGACAAACGCACTTACCAGTTGGGCCGAGGGCATCCTATCCTCCGTGATGTGTCTTTACAAATTAGCAGGCAGTTGCAGGGACATCGGACATACTTTTTCCCAGCTGGTGGGTTTTTGATTGGCTATGAAAAGGAAATAGAACATTTGAGAATTTTAGTTgtcatctttaataaaaaaacattccttGCCTTGGCTTTTCCTGAATAACTAACCTCTTTTGCCCATAAAGTATTTGACTTCTACTGAAACATGTATAAGCACGACCCACCATCAACACTAGATAACGATTCAGTCGTTGTAGCAAACATCCCGAATGACTCCTGTGATTAACCTAATTAAATCAGAGCTCCGGTGGTTTATCTACCATAGAAACGGTTTTAATTTGAGTCTAGACAGAACCACCACACTGTTAGCAAACATTCTTAAACAAAATCTGCTGCTTAAACAGCAGAGGTTTAACTGGTGGGAAAGTAAAACAGAGCAAGTTAATGCTACTGTATAAGATCAAATCATTTAGAAATGCAAAGGTCAGAGAAAATACGGAGGAAATACGTCctacagctttacagaaatagtATGTAGCTTTACAGCCCTAATGAGAAAGCCAGATGTGACAAGGGCAAGAAATGATCAAATGATCAATTATTATCACAACTGTATATTATCATAACATAACATAGGTAAAGGGTGTTGTAAGGATCATATTGTGACTAATAGTCTTAAGACgtgttaatatttatgtttaattcagCAGATTTTGGTTACAAATGTATGGTATCCAGATTATCTACTAAAGCAAGGACAAGACTTGGGTAGAAATATAACAACAAAAGATTGCTTGTACAGATTCAACGTGCAGCAGGACACAAAGTACAGCcataatagaaataaatctcAAAATGTCTTTCTGGTGTATTTTGGGTCTACTATTTTAATATGCTTCCTAGGCAATTAACCTTTGTTTTTACCTTTTCTCCTCAACCATAGCCTCACTGCCACCCCACAGAAGCACCACAAGGATGAATGTTCACACGTCAACCTCCAAATCATATGAAATGTTCTATTGCATCTTCCTCATCACGACTAAGCGGATGTGTTGATTGGATGCTGCGTTGCTTAGTTACAAGTGAAAGATGTATTTGTTCTGGATGAGCTTTTTGGGATTAATAAACGATAATGTTCTTTGTAAATTATTGGTAAAAATGAGGTTTTGGATTGCGTAATTATATGATGCGGTGCAATCCACAAGGGTTGGAGAGGATGATGGAAATCTGGGGTATGTATGGAAATTCTTAATCGGTCTGATGAACATAAAACTATGGGATTCTGCACAACTGCAAATAGTTTTTTGGTTCATCATaaagtatatttacatttatggtaccatcaacattaaaaataaggaCCAAATCTCTGGTCATCTGTGATTTGCAGGAATCACACCGATCCACATTTGCCTTTGCGGAAACGAAGAAAGATTTTTGAGTCTCAAAGCACAGAGAGTTTGAGATAAAAGACAGGCAAATGCAAATTAGGTTgcacttttttcctcttcctgtcAAAGACTAATTTGTGTGAAGACGTCACATAGGACTTGCAGAGGCtagaacacacagagagagagaggggggggagagggagagagagagagagagattgaggggggagagagagagagagattgattgaggggggagggagagagagagagagagagagagagagagagagagagagagagagagagggagggggggggagagagagattgattgaggggggagggagggagggagggagagagagagagagagagagagagcgcgaacTGTACAagtgaaaggaagaaagagataATGTAGGACTGAGGCTGTGCATGACTAAGCATTAGCTGTAGCAAGTAAGAGGCTTTCTTACCGTGGCCTCATTGCAGACCGTGCACTTCACAACGTGCTGATGGAGCTTCCCATCCAGGTTTATGAGAGACTGACACACTCGGCAGTTAATGACAGGCACTCCTCCTGTATCGGGACTGGCAATGGCTGTGTATGGGGGAGGAAGCTCAgctaacaaaaacagacaaacaaagttgtatacattatattatttagatatttattcttttttttttcttttataaaatatgtttaagaataataaactaatgaactcagacaatgaaaaaaaaattcaaccaaATGTGCCTAAACCGTTCGTTGTTAGCATGACGGCATTCTTCAGACCACATCAGACATGAGCCTAGTAATGTCTTATATGTTTCCTCTACATGTTAGTAAATGACATATCAAATAAATTTACTTGTCGTGTTTAATGtcggaaaacaaaaacaaaactcataaaaaaataaataaataaaaatgttctccTCtcgtcacttatgttatagctaCGTAAAACTTTCGTTCCCTCTGCagcctgtctttctttctttctccgtTTACTGGAAGTTAACAAGACAAATATATGCAGCTTGTCATTGTACTGAGAAAATACAAAAGATCTGAACACTTTCCTGTGCCTACTTTTTACATTAATGGTAAATAAACCACCAAATCAGCAATGACTCATTTATTAATCTGGTTATGAACAGAGTCTGGCATACAAATCACTGTATAAAAACCTTTTGCTATAGGAATGTAGATATTAttagaatgagtgcattaatataatcctGCGTAAACGTCGGTCAGAGCCGTCATCAGCTCTGAGAATCCGACAGTTCTAGAAGTCGAATGCAATCAGAGTTTGAACCATAAATGACAGTATAAAGCTACACAGTATACTGATTTACTTAACTCAAGCATCGTCGTCTCTCATCCTGTTATTTACAGTGGTAAAGAGGAAGGAACACGTTTAATAGGATTAGcaaaaattattgatttatttactgtatgtagagCTATCTCAGGATGAAGGGGCAAAAGGGGCAAGATGACTAAACAGTCAAGATCACAATACTTTTGTTCCCAATAACAGAGTGTATTGTGTGCGATTTTACTGTACTGAATGGTGAATTACTGGATTTAGAAAAATGACCTAAATACTGCATTATAAGCTTGGCTTGGCTGAACATTGTGCCAGGGGGTGAATGAGAACTTTCAAAGTCTAGACCAAGGATCATTTGATCAGTAATACCCCAAGTTGGTTGGTGTTATTCCAGTGTGTAAAGGAATGTATTACGCACTGTGTGTtacgtactgtatattacacataAAGCATAAAACAACATGCTGGTCATtacaaaaggacaaaaaaattcAACTGTTTGTCTGTTCTCAGAACTGAAACTTTGCTGAGAACTGGATTTGAGTAGACTAGATTAAATTGACCCCTACTCTGAGTCATGTACTTGTAGGCTAGGCTTTCACTCCAAAAGCTAAACGGATTAGTGAACTGTCATGATTCCATACAGTctcacacatcaactgtatttTCATCAGCTGAGCCAGGCCAGCGAAATATAAAGTTTACACAATGTTTTAACTAAAATGCACTTTTGGTGTACAGAGATTATTTCTCTGGTTTTGCACTGGAGATATGAGGCTAATGTGGGTAAGAAAATAACTATGACGACACGCTTTGTCaaggtgtacagtatatggagtCTGACACGCCACAGTGAACAGATTTCTATTAAGTAGATTTCAAACAATTTAATTAGTTCCCTGCATCTATAATAAActagttgtttgtttttcagccaTATTTCGTATATTCATATTATCAAG is a window of Tachysurus vachellii isolate PV-2020 chromosome 3, HZAU_Pvac_v1, whole genome shotgun sequence DNA encoding:
- the pip4p2 gene encoding type 2 phosphatidylinositol 4,5-bisphosphate 4-phosphatase, which encodes MASDGMDERSPLLSAQNSGNVTPTAPPYLQEPSPRAELPPPYTAIASPDTGGVPVINCRVCQSLINLDGKLHQHVVKCTVCNEATPIKNPPAGKKYVRCPCNCLLICKDTSRRIGCPRPNCRRIINLSPVMVIPEEQPAQPALPIQPEGLRVVCGHCGNTFLWMELRFNTLAKCPHCKKISSVGSALPRRRCCAYITVGMICIFIGIGLTVGTQEFASRYHATYVSWAFAYLLGLICLVRACYWGAIRVSYPENTFA